A window of Deinococcus radiotolerans contains these coding sequences:
- a CDS encoding PAS domain S-box protein produces MRPGQLELRVAYALFALLILESFLVAWLVPRPQVFTLMLPVLATLGVAAWMAPRVVGLLRGHRELKEAYAQELGFARQVMESVEHGLTVTDEDGRFVFVNRAYARMLGVTPERVLGRTPFEFTVPEDHAALSEARTQRDLGATSTYRTRLRRPDGSLLEVAVTGSPRWHAGRIVGNVAAVVPLRELREADVNGLAR; encoded by the coding sequence ATGAGACCGGGGCAGCTGGAGTTGCGGGTGGCGTACGCGCTGTTCGCCCTGCTGATTCTAGAGTCGTTCCTGGTGGCGTGGCTGGTGCCGCGCCCGCAGGTGTTCACGTTGATGCTGCCGGTGCTGGCCACGCTGGGCGTGGCGGCGTGGATGGCGCCGCGCGTGGTGGGGCTGCTGCGGGGGCACCGTGAGCTGAAGGAGGCGTACGCGCAGGAGCTGGGGTTCGCGCGGCAGGTGATGGAGTCCGTGGAGCACGGCCTGACCGTCACGGACGAGGATGGCCGGTTCGTGTTCGTGAACCGGGCGTACGCGCGGATGCTGGGCGTGACGCCGGAGCGGGTGCTGGGCCGCACGCCGTTCGAGTTCACGGTGCCGGAGGATCACGCGGCGCTGAGTGAGGCGCGCACGCAGCGGGATCTGGGGGCCACGAGCACGTACCGCACGCGTCTGCGCCGCCCGGACGGGTCGCTGCTGGAGGTGGCGGTGACGGGTTCGCCCCGCTGGCATGCGGGGCGGATCGTGGGGAACGTGGCGGCGGTGGTGCCACTTCGGGAGCTGCGCGAGGCGGACGTGAACGGCCTGGCCCGGTAG